One genomic window of Centropristis striata isolate RG_2023a ecotype Rhode Island chromosome 20, C.striata_1.0, whole genome shotgun sequence includes the following:
- the fbxo28 gene encoding F-box only protein 28 translates to MAAVVERVDGCVGSLDSDSVSPRQSSPGPDQPHQNNPLLGLPIVAIEAILNFMSYDEISLLRSVCKRMDMICQRVLNQGFLKVERYHSLCQRQVKAQLPRRESERRNHSLARHADILAAVETRLSLLNMTFMKYVDSNLCCFIPGKVIDEIYRVLRYVNSTRAPQRAHEVLQELRDISSMAMEYFDEKIVPILKKKLPGADLSGRLIGSTPVAGPSTSLTTMSLLAKNTPSRSEMSKVQQQVKVNGASMTVLRREMQEIRVKQLEQQKQLQDQEQKLLEQTQVIGEQNARLADLEHKLRELMDSSAAAMGGPRPSTAVPSTSSSAAVSSTVASTSATVLASGSMAAACLSREEPESEAGSSLKRTRKSSDLPRQSKRLRSKK, encoded by the exons atggcggccgtcgtAGAGAGAGTTGATGGATGTGTTGGGTCCTTGGACTCGGACTCGGTGTCACCGAGACAGTCGAGCCCTGGCCCGGACCAGCCGCACCAGAACAACCCGCTGCTAGGACTGCCCATTGTGGCCATTGAGGCTATTCTCAATTTCATGTCTTACGATGAAATCAGCCTGCTGCGCTCG GTTTGTAAGCGCATGGATATGATATGCCAGCGGGTCCTGAATCAGGGCTTCCTGAAGGTGGAGCGGTACCACAGTCTGTGCCAGAGGCAAGTCAAGGCCCAGCTGCCCAG GCGAGAGTCGGAGAGGAGAAATCATTCACTGGCCCGTCACGCTGACATCCTGGCTGCTGTGGAGACACGCCTCTCTCTGCTCAACATGACCTTCATGAAATATGTCGACTCCAACCTCTGCTGCTTCATCCCTGGAAAG GTGATAGATGAGATTTACCGTGTGCTGCGATACGTCAACTCCACTCGAGCCCCCCAGCGAGCTCATGAAGTCCTGCAGGAGTTGAGGGATATCTCCTCCATGGCCATGGAGTACTTTGATGAGAAGATCGTCCCAATCCTGAAGAAGAAGCTGCCAGGGGCCGACCTATCTGGACGCCTCATTGGCTCTACACCAG TGGCAGGTCCATCTACCTCCCTCACCACCATGTCCCTGCTGGCCAAGAACACGCCGTCGCGCTCCGAGATGTCCAAGGTTCAGCAGCAAGTGAAGGTGAATGGGGCGTCAATGACAGTGCTGCGAAGGGAGATGCAGGAAATCCGTGTGaagcagctggagcagcagaagcagctgCAGGACCAGGAGCAGAAGCTGCTGGAACAGACCCAGGTGATCGGGGAGCAGAACGCCCGCCTCGCTGACCTGGAACACAAGCTGCGTGAACTGATGGACAGTAGTGCAGCTGCTATGGGAGGACCCAGGCCCAGCACAGCTGTCCCTTCCACATCCAGCAGCGCTGCAGTCTCTTCCACTGTCGCCAGCACATCTGCTACCGTGTTGGCAAGTGGCAGCATGGCCGCAGCGTGTCTATCCAGAGAAGAGCCAGAGAGCGAGGCAGGGTCGTCACTGAAACGCACTAGAAAGAGCTCAGACCTTCCACGACAGTCCAAAAGGCTGCGCAGCAAGAAATAA
- the polr1c gene encoding DNA-directed RNA polymerases I and III subunit RPAC1, producing MVHLDESSMEFDMVGIDAAIANAFRRILLAEVPTMAIEKVFIYNNTSIVQDEVLAHRLGLVPIKADPRLFEYRNAGEESAEEEPSEIDTIQLQLKVKCSRNPRASKDSSDPRELYVNHMVYSRDIKWVPIGNQADVFADSVIGPVHDDILIAQLRPGQELDIVMHCVKGIGKDHAKFSPVATASYRLLPEITLMEPVEGEEAECLKRCFSQGVIGIEVVNGKKVAKVLNSRLDTCSREVLRHDNLKNVVKLGRIRDHFIFTVESTGILPPDVLVTEAIKVLMAKCQRFLNEMNSTNME from the exons ATGGTACATCTGGATGAGAGCAGTATGGAGTTTGACATGGTGGGGATAGATGCAGCTATTGCCAACGCCTTCAGAAGGATCTTACTAGCAGAG GTACCTACGATGGCTATAGAGAAGGTGTTTATCTATAACAACACATCCATCGTCCAGGATGAAGTCCTGGCCCACAGACTAGGCCTCGTCCCCATCAAAGCTGACCCTCGCCTGTTTGAGTACAGAAACGCTG GTGAAGAGTCTGCAGAAGAAGAACCTTCGGAAATAGATACAATTCAGCTGCAACTGAAGGTTAAATGCAGCCGGAACCCTCGAGCCAGCAAAGACTCCTCGGACCCCCGAGAGCTCTATGTGAACCACATGG TTTATTCCAGGGACATAAAGTGGGTCCCCATTGGGAACCAGGCCGATGTGTTTGCAGACTCCGTCATTGGACCCGTACATGACGACATCCTCATAGCTCAGCTACGACCAGGACAGGAGCTGGACATCGTCATGCACTGTGTGAAAGGAATTG GTAAAGACCATGCCAAGTTCTCTCCAGTGGCCACAGCCAGTTACCGCCTCCTCCCAGAGATCACCCTGAtggagccagtggagggagaGGAGGCCGAGTGCTTGAAACGTTGCTTTTCACAAGGAGTGATAGGCATAGAAGTTGTTAATG GGAAGAAGGTTGCCAAAGTACTCAACAGTCGTTTGGATACATGCAGCAGGGAAGTCCTCCGACACGATAACCTGAAGAATGTGGTGAAGCTTGGAAGAATACGAGACCATTTCATCT TTACTGTGGAGTCCACTGGCATCCTACCCCCAGATGTTCTTGTCACCGAGGCCATAAAAGTCCTCATGGCCAAGTGTCAGAGGTTTCTCAATGAAATGAACTCTACTAACATGGAGTGA